The genomic segment GCAGTGAAGTACCCCATTTTGATCGGAACAAAGCGATACGGCATATTCGCTCTGCCCTCTTCGCCTCCACTGCGGTTATTCGCTTGCTTCGCCTCAGGCTGATTCCCTTCCGTTCCTTCACCTGCTTGTTGTGCAGCAGCATCCCTTAGCACATAAACGCCATCCTTGCCATTTTGCGTTTGGAGCGCTTGTGCAGGTACCAGGAGCACATTTTTATGGGTTCCCCGTTCGATCGCGACGTTCATCGTCATCCCAATCTTCAATTTGTTATCCTGGTTTGCCACAGACAAAAGCACATCGTAAGTGGTGACGCCAGCGTCGGTTTTCGCTTCTGGATAGATCAGCTTTACTTTTCCACGGAACGTCTCATCCGCATAAGAACTTGTCGTGAACGTCACAGCCAAGCCTTCCTGCACTTTTCCGATGTCACTCTGGCTAATCTGAGCCAATACCTCTAAATCTCCGCTATTCGAATTATCCATGATAATGAAATTATTGCCGGGTATTTCACCTACATTGCCATTCACCTGAACGATCACTCCGTCCATCGGTGCTTTCAAGGTGACAGCTCTCAATGCCTTTTGTGCTTGTTGCAGCCCCGCTTTTGCCTGTTCCACCGCTGCTTTTGCCGATAAAACTGTGGCGGCATCAGGACCTTCATTCGCTTCCTGTAACGCTTCTTGCGCTGTTTGATACGCAGCCAATGCCTGCTCTACCTTCACACTGGACTGCCCTGTGGTCTGTCCAGCTGTCAATACCGCCGAGTTGTAATCGCGTTGGGCCTGCTCCAACGAGGACTGGGCACTGTCGAATTCACTCTTGGCAATCGCACTTGCCGCAAACAAGGCCTGCTGGGAAGTGTAGGTCTTCTGGGCACTCTCCAGGTTTGCCTTTGCCTTCTCCACGTCATTCGCCGCTTTTTTTCCATCAATATTTTGCACTGCCAGCTCCCATTCGTTCTTGGTCTGATTGACGGCGGCTTGCAAAGAAGTGATTTCAGCAGGACTCTTGCGCTTTTGTGCCTCCTCTAGCTTGGCTTGCGCCGATAAAAGATTTGCTTCCGCATTGGTCACCTGGATTCTCGCTACGGAATCGTCCATCGTCGCCAGAACTTGCCCTGCTTTCACGGCATCACCAACGCCGACCTGAATGGTAGAGATCGCATCCTTGGCTTCTTCTGCATCAGAAAACGAGAGAGACGAGCGCTTGGAAGCCTGGACAGTACCTGACGCCTGCACGACTTCTGAGATGTCTCCCCTTTTTACCACCTCCACTTGAAAAGCAGCCTGCGCCAATTGTGGAGTAAAAAACGACTGGTAGCCAAATATTCCACCTGAAACGACCACGGCCCCAACAGCCATTACGCCAACGATCCACCTTTTCTTGTTGCTTCCTACCTTCGAAAACAACGCTCTCTTTTTCTCCGTGTGAGTCACGCTCAGTCCTCCTACCGTCTACTTGATTGAAGACTTGTCTTTTTGGTTGCGACCACTATACGGAACGAATACGTCAGGGAAAAGTCAGATGGAGACACAAAAAAACGACCAGAGAACCAGGTCGTTTTTGGATCATGCATGTATTATTTGCGCAAAATCAACGTGAAGGTGCTGCCTGACGCCGTACTCTCAGTCAGGATCAACATACCTCCTAACGCTTGGGCAATCATTCTGCTAAAAGACAAGCCAAGCCCCAGCCCACGGACGATGTGCTTCTTGTCCTCTCCTCGGTAGAATCGCTCAAAAATCAAAGACTGTTCTTCTATCGGTATCCCACGTCCATTGTCCTTCACGTCAATGCGAATCTCATCTGCTGATGCAGATAGCGACACGACGATCCGCCCCTCCGATTCCATCGCTTGTGCTGCATTGTTTAGGAGATTGTACATGATCTGCTGCACACGCAGCGGGTCGGTAACTATCATGATCGGATCAGACGTATTTTCGATATGCAAGCTGAGCTTCTCTTCTTCCTGCGCAATTTTCCATTGGTGCGCAATTTCTCGGATCAGCTCCTGCATGTTTTGAGGTTGCCTGCGAATGCGAATGTCACCTACAGCAAAAGAGTTAAAATCGAGCAAATCCTCTACCATCTTTTGCAGACGTGTGGTTTCCTTCGTACAAATATCCAAAAACTCCTTGGCTTCCTCACCGCTAACAACCTCTTCCCTCACGGCTTGCACCAGCCCACTGATGGACGTAACAGGTGTTTTGAGTTCATGGGTCACCCCTGCCAATAGCTCCGTACGCATCATTTCCAACTGCTTCAATCGTTCTGCCATTTCTTCAAAGGAATGGATCAGCTCATACACTTCTTGTTCGCGCTTGTTTTTGTCCAACTGAATCTCGTAGTTTCCCAGCACGATTTGCTTGGCAGCGTCTGCCACATCCTTTATCGGCTGAGACAGCTTTTTCGTCAGCAAATAAATGACGAGCCAGCCAAGCAAACCGAGACCGAGAAGCATGATCGCGAGCAATTGGAATTCGGTCATACTGCGTATCACCTGTTTTTGTGGGGTGAACAGCATGACCCATCCAACCACTCGCTCATCAACCTTAATGCTTTCCTTCACGAAAAGCACTTCGTCGCCCCGCGCAAGCTCAAACTGTGACAGGCTGTCATCCGCTTCCACCAGATCAGGTGCGATGCGCTTCAGTTCCCCAGAAAAAGGACCTGGCACACCAAATACTGGTTGTTTGTGTTCATCTAAAATCATCATAATTGGCTTGTAATTGACTCCGACTGACTCCTGACGACTGTCTACAATACGAAACAAGAACGGAGCCATTTTTACCTTGCCTTCCATATCAACGACCCGATCCGCAACTTCCGCTGCCATCAGTCTCATAAAATCAAGGCGTTTTTGGGTCTCGCTATAAGAAATCCAGTAGCTGGATGCAATCCCGATCACGAAAAGGCCGATACACAAGATGATCAAGTATCGCGTCGTCCAGTACCGAAACAAAGAGGTGCGTTTTTTCTCACTCATATACACACAGTTTGTAGCCTAAGCCACGATAGGTACGGATTTCCCCTTCGGATGTCGGCCAATTCTCCAAAGATCGCCGGATGCGCTTGATCGCGAGGTCTACTGCGCGATCACTTCCTTCGTAATCCATCCCCCACACCTGCTCGATGAGCTGTTCTCTGGTGAACGTCTGGTTTTTGTACTGTGCCAAAAAAAGAAACAGGCACAAGTCTTTTGGCGTAAATGCTAGTTCGATGCCGTGCAGCATGACAGAATACGCCTTGAAGTCGACTTTCAGACTGCCGAACTGCTTCACATGATTGCCTTCTATCAATTGTTTCGAGCGACGTAATACTGCATGTACGCGAGCGACCACTTCATCGGCAATAAAGGGCTTGGTGATATAGTCATCGGCGCCTTTGTTCAAGCCCGCCAGCTTGTTATCGATTTGTCCCAACGCTGTCAGCATGATGACAGGACACGAGCTTTTCGCCCGAATATATTCGAGAATACTCCATCCGCTTCGTCCAGGCAGCATCACATCCAGCAAGACGAGCGCAGGATTGAGTGAATCAAACTTCCGCTCTGCTTCCTCGCCGTTAAATGCCTGTTCAACCCGAAAGTTGTTTTTTTCCAAATACGCCTTCAATACCCGAGAGATGGGTAGCTCGTCTTCCACTATCAAGATGTTATGCATGCTCGTACTCTCTCCCCTCTGCTCGGACTACTCTCTCCTTTAGCGTAGGACATGAATATGTCAAGCAGATGTCTGGAAGGAAGCATACTTTGTAAGTAAAATAAAGAGACCTGAATGCAAATAGGGAGGTTTTTCTTATGAAACGCTTAACCGCGGAAGAAAAAAACGGTTTGTATAAAGCCATCAGCAATCGTCGCGATATTCGTACCTTTCGCCAAGATCCTGTCGCCCCGGAAAAGCTCGCCATGATCTTGGCTGCAGCCCATCATGCTCCTTCTGTCGGATTCATGCAGCCTTGGAATTTTGTCCTGGTGGAAGACGACGCAACCAAACAAGCGCTCGCAGAATGTGCGGATAAAGAACGACGGGCGCTTGCCATCCACTACGAAGGTACGGGACGAGAGTCGACCTTTTTGGAGTTGAAAATTCAAGGGATCAAGGAAGCGCCTGTCACTATCTGTGTCACTTGTGATCCTACGCGTGGCGGCGACCATGTACTCGGACGCAATTCCATCCCGGAAACAGATATTATGTCTGTCAGCTGTGCGATCCAAAACATGTGGCTGGCTGCCTACGCAGAGGATTTGGCGATGGGCTGGGTCAGCTTTTACAAGAAGGCCGACGTTCGTCGTATCCTGAACATCCCGCCGCATATCGATCCTGTCGCATTGCTGTCGATCGGCTACACAGATCATTATCCGGAACGTCCACTCTTGGAGCTGCACCAATGGAGACAACGCGAGGACCTGCAACAGTTGATTTATCGGGAGCAGTGGGGGAGCAAGGCGTGAGCTTTGATCCTATACGGAAGAAAGGGCGCTGCAACCGCGGCACCCTTTTTTTTACAAAAAAAAGACCACCTGATTAACAGGCAGCCCAGAAAAGTAGAGGGGGTAGTACGTGATTCACGGTATCTTCCTGACGTGCCCTACCACGAAGAAGGTTTCACAATTGACATGACTCACGAACATGGAACTAGCAAAATGGGAAATTTCACCTGATGCCGAGCTCTTCCTCTATACCCGAATATACCTAGCTATCCAAATCGATTTATGTGCGTGGACGCGTCCGATTTGTCGGAATGGCCACTAGCGGATCATCCGGCCAATAATGCTTGGGATAACGGCCCTTCAAATCTTTTTTCACTTCAAAATACGCATGTGCCCAAAAGCTCTCCAAGTCCCGTGTCACTTGTACCGGACGATGAGCTGGCGAAAGCAGGTGCATGGTCAGAGATACCCTGCCTCTGCCTATTCTCGGAGAATCTTGCCAACCAAACAGCTCCTGTAGCCGGACCGAAAGCACCGGTGCCGCTGGATCGCTGTAATCGACAGGAATTTTTGAGCCGCTCGGGACGATCACATGAGTCGGAGCGTATTCGTCCAATTGTCTGCGCTGCTCCCAGGACAGCATACTCTCCAGCAACGTCGTCACTGACAGCGACTGCAAGTCTTCCTTTCTTTTGAAACCATACACATGGGGAGCGAGCCATTCCTCCAAGGATGCAAGCAGCGCCTCATCTTCCACATTCGGCCACCCTTCCTCCAGACGGTGCATAAACAGCAATCGCTCCCGATACTGTCTCGCCTGCCGATTCCACGGCAAAATCTCCAAGCCTTCTTCCCTTATTCCGTCCAAAAACGCTGTTAACACCTCATCTGGCGAAGCCTCCGCAGGCAAATCGGCCACTAGGAGCGCCCCCAACCGTTTTTGCTTGCGGCTGCGAACTGCCCCTGCTGTATGCTCCCACCATACATTCATTCGTTCGGTAATCTGCATCGCACAATCATTCAACAGCTCGCTTTCTCCCACGCTAGCCGCCAGTAATATCCGACTGTCTGCGCCCTGGTCATCGAGTTCTGCTGCCACAATATACGGCGAAGCAGCCAGTGGTTGCTGCACGGAAAAAGCCGCTCCACGCCCATTGCGAAGCAAATAACGTCCATCTGCCCTTCGCTGGGCAATCCGGTCCGGGTACGCAAACGCCAGCAGTCTCCCCGTCGCTTCTGTACGAGTAGACGTGTCACCGGACTGGTTTTTTGCCCATACCCGTTTGAAGTGAGCCGCCTCCTTCCAAAGTCTTTTGCATGCCCCTGCATCAATCGGAAGCTCCGCTGCTCCACTCTGTTTGTTTGCTGCCTGACGAAGCAGCTCAACACGCGTACGCATATCCGCATTCGCTGACGCTTGGCGCCCCCGCACAATATCACGTTCTTCCAAGAGGACAGCCAGCTCGCAAGCCAGTTCACCTTCCCCCAGCTCATTCGCTTTCTGAATCATGTGGCCCAATCTCGGATACACACCCATTCCAGCCAACACTCGTCCATGTGGTGTGATCTGCTTCCGCTCATCTAATGCGCCCAGCTGAAGCAGCAGCTCTTGAGCCTGCGCCATCGCAGCCTTCGGCGGGAGATTCAGCCAATCCAGCTCTTCCGGTGCCCCGACTCCCCACAAAGCCAGCTCCAAAGCGAGCACAGCCAGATCAGCTTCCATGATTTCAGGTGCCTGCTGTGGAATGAGCATGCGATCTTCTTGCTCTGTCCACATTCGAAAGCAGACCCCGGGCGCAAGTCGTCCAGCCCTTCCTCGGCGTTGGTCAGCAGATGCCCTCGATACCTTTGCAGTCTCCAGTCTCGTCATCCCTGTTCGTGGAGAAAAGCGCGGGACCCGTTTTAATCCACTATCAATCACGATGCGCACACCCTCGACAGTCAAGCTCGTCTCGGCAATAGAGGTGGCGAGGACAATTTTGCGCTCCCCTGTCTTCCCGGACTGGATCGCCTTATCTTGTTCCTCCTGCGACAAATTTCCGTAAAGAGGAGCAATCCGTATATGCGTGCCCACACCGCTTTGTTCAAGCAACTCTTGTACCCGGTGAATTTCTTTGGCTCCAGGTAAAAAGACGAGCATATCTCCTTCTTCTTGTCCCAACGCATGGAAGATCATCTGGACAACGGCTTCCTCCAGACGCCCCTGCATCGGGGAAGTCAAAAAGTGCGTCTCCACCGGAAACATCCTGCCTTTACTACTGACAACGGGAGCATCCCCCAGCAAGGCTGACACGGGTTCGGCATCGAGTGTAGCGGACATCACGAGAATTCGCAGGTCTTCCCGAAACAAGCCTTGTGCCTGAAGACTAAGGGCCAGCCCTAAATCCGCGTGCAAATTCCGTTCGTGGAACTCGTCGAAAATAACAAGACCGACATCAGATAGCTCCGGATCATCCTGTAGCATTCTCGTTAAAATTCCTTCTGTAATCACTTCAATCTGTGTGTCTGGACCTACTCTTGATTCACGCTTGACCCGGTATCCGACCGTTTGTCCCACTTCTTCCCCCAACAAGGCAGCCATGTAGGCAGCAGCTTGGCGTGCTGCCAGTCTGCGTGGGACCAGCATCACAATTCTACGATTGTATAACCAAGCTTCTTCACGCAAGGCCAGTGGTACTCGCGTCGTCTTCCCCGCACCCGGAGCAGCGACCAACACTGCGTTTGTCTCGTTGCGCAGCGTGTTTACCAGCTCTGGCAATACTTCATTTATCGGCAATACATTCATGTTTTCACCTCATACGAGCAATCATCCCTATTCATCATACACGATACAGGGATGCAGGATGAGGTTGGATCACAAACAAAAATGACTGAATACTCATTCAATAGTATAATGATTCCATCACTAGGGGAGGTGTGCGGTATGATTCACATTCATCATCATGAAGACGTGGCATGTCTCGAAGGGATTGTGCGCGTAGGAGATTGGGAATCAGGGATTACTGTTTATGTGACGGATGGCATGCTGGTTGATACTGGCCCGAAAGTACTCGAGCAAGCTCTCGTTCACAGGTTTCAGGAAGTCTCGTTTGATTCGGTCGTACTGACGCACAGCCATGAAGACCATGTCGGTACCGCCTCGTGGATTGCCCAGCACAAGCAGGTCCCTCTTTTCATTCACGAAAAAGGAGTGGACATTTGCTCCCAAAAAGCACAATACCCTTTCTATCGTAAGCTTACCTGGGGAATTCGTGATCCGTTTGTGGCCCAACCTTTGGGTGACGTCCATCACTCCCGCTCCATCGAAT from the Brevibacillus brevis genome contains:
- a CDS encoding efflux RND transporter periplasmic adaptor subunit, translating into MTHTEKKRALFSKVGSNKKRWIVGVMAVGAVVVSGGIFGYQSFFTPQLAQAAFQVEVVKRGDISEVVQASGTVQASKRSSLSFSDAEEAKDAISTIQVGVGDAVKAGQVLATMDDSVARIQVTNAEANLLSAQAKLEEAQKRKSPAEITSLQAAVNQTKNEWELAVQNIDGKKAANDVEKAKANLESAQKTYTSQQALFAASAIAKSEFDSAQSSLEQAQRDYNSAVLTAGQTTGQSSVKVEQALAAYQTAQEALQEANEGPDAATVLSAKAAVEQAKAGLQQAQKALRAVTLKAPMDGVIVQVNGNVGEIPGNNFIIMDNSNSGDLEVLAQISQSDIGKVQEGLAVTFTTSSYADETFRGKVKLIYPEAKTDAGVTTYDVLLSVANQDNKLKIGMTMNVAIERGTHKNVLLVPAQALQTQNGKDGVYVLRDAAAQQAGEGTEGNQPEAKQANNRSGGEEGRANMPYRFVPIKMGYFTADQVEVTEGLTEGERVVILVNTQTSSGNSQNGNRMGGGMPGLGGMGVQIRGR
- a CDS encoding HAMP domain-containing sensor histidine kinase, yielding MSEKKRTSLFRYWTTRYLIILCIGLFVIGIASSYWISYSETQKRLDFMRLMAAEVADRVVDMEGKVKMAPFLFRIVDSRQESVGVNYKPIMMILDEHKQPVFGVPGPFSGELKRIAPDLVEADDSLSQFELARGDEVLFVKESIKVDERVVGWVMLFTPQKQVIRSMTEFQLLAIMLLGLGLLGWLVIYLLTKKLSQPIKDVADAAKQIVLGNYEIQLDKNKREQEVYELIHSFEEMAERLKQLEMMRTELLAGVTHELKTPVTSISGLVQAVREEVVSGEEAKEFLDICTKETTRLQKMVEDLLDFNSFAVGDIRIRRQPQNMQELIREIAHQWKIAQEEEKLSLHIENTSDPIMIVTDPLRVQQIMYNLLNNAAQAMESEGRIVVSLSASADEIRIDVKDNGRGIPIEEQSLIFERFYRGEDKKHIVRGLGLGLSFSRMIAQALGGMLILTESTASGSTFTLILRK
- a CDS encoding response regulator transcription factor; this encodes MHNILIVEDELPISRVLKAYLEKNNFRVEQAFNGEEAERKFDSLNPALVLLDVMLPGRSGWSILEYIRAKSSCPVIMLTALGQIDNKLAGLNKGADDYITKPFIADEVVARVHAVLRRSKQLIEGNHVKQFGSLKVDFKAYSVMLHGIELAFTPKDLCLFLFLAQYKNQTFTREQLIEQVWGMDYEGSDRAVDLAIKRIRRSLENWPTSEGEIRTYRGLGYKLCVYE
- the bluB gene encoding 5,6-dimethylbenzimidazole synthase; translated protein: MKRLTAEEKNGLYKAISNRRDIRTFRQDPVAPEKLAMILAAAHHAPSVGFMQPWNFVLVEDDATKQALAECADKERRALAIHYEGTGRESTFLELKIQGIKEAPVTICVTCDPTRGGDHVLGRNSIPETDIMSVSCAIQNMWLAAYAEDLAMGWVSFYKKADVRRILNIPPHIDPVALLSIGYTDHYPERPLLELHQWRQREDLQQLIYREQWGSKA
- the hrpB gene encoding ATP-dependent helicase HrpB, producing MNVLPINEVLPELVNTLRNETNAVLVAAPGAGKTTRVPLALREEAWLYNRRIVMLVPRRLAARQAAAYMAALLGEEVGQTVGYRVKRESRVGPDTQIEVITEGILTRMLQDDPELSDVGLVIFDEFHERNLHADLGLALSLQAQGLFREDLRILVMSATLDAEPVSALLGDAPVVSSKGRMFPVETHFLTSPMQGRLEEAVVQMIFHALGQEEGDMLVFLPGAKEIHRVQELLEQSGVGTHIRIAPLYGNLSQEEQDKAIQSGKTGERKIVLATSIAETSLTVEGVRIVIDSGLKRVPRFSPRTGMTRLETAKVSRASADQRRGRAGRLAPGVCFRMWTEQEDRMLIPQQAPEIMEADLAVLALELALWGVGAPEELDWLNLPPKAAMAQAQELLLQLGALDERKQITPHGRVLAGMGVYPRLGHMIQKANELGEGELACELAVLLEERDIVRGRQASANADMRTRVELLRQAANKQSGAAELPIDAGACKRLWKEAAHFKRVWAKNQSGDTSTRTEATGRLLAFAYPDRIAQRRADGRYLLRNGRGAAFSVQQPLAASPYIVAAELDDQGADSRILLAASVGESELLNDCAMQITERMNVWWEHTAGAVRSRKQKRLGALLVADLPAEASPDEVLTAFLDGIREEGLEILPWNRQARQYRERLLFMHRLEEGWPNVEDEALLASLEEWLAPHVYGFKRKEDLQSLSVTTLLESMLSWEQRRQLDEYAPTHVIVPSGSKIPVDYSDPAAPVLSVRLQELFGWQDSPRIGRGRVSLTMHLLSPAHRPVQVTRDLESFWAHAYFEVKKDLKGRYPKHYWPDDPLVAIPTNRTRPRT